In one window of Primulina tabacum isolate GXHZ01 chromosome 8, ASM2559414v2, whole genome shotgun sequence DNA:
- the LOC142553085 gene encoding gibberellin 20 oxidase 1-D-like: protein MQFEGKPFIFDASILQHQSHIPPQFVWPNHEKPCSEPPPILDVPPIDLGGFLSGDPEAVSNAARLVDQACRKHGFFLVINHGTELKLIEEAHKGIDFFFRKPLEEKQKALRKPGDHCGYASSFTNRFSSKLPWKETVSFRYSADSHLSHIIQSYFLELMGEDYVTFGRVSQKYCDAMSNLSLNVMELLGMSLGVGPRYFREFFEGNDSIMRMNYYPPCQQPDLALGTGPHCDPTSLTILHQDEVGGLEVFVDEKWHSIPPNPQAFVVNIGDTFMALSNGIYKSCLHRAVVNSRHPRKSLAFFLCPRMNKIVSPPEQLVDEENPRNYPDFTWQLLLEFTQKHYRADMKTLQAFVTWLGVN, encoded by the exons ATGCAATTTGAAGGTAAACCCTTTATCTTTGATGCATCGATCTTGCAACACCAATCGCACATACCACCACAATTCGTATGGCCCAATCACGAAAAACCGTGTTCGGAGCCCCCTCCTATACTTGATGTGCCGCCCATAGATTTGGGAGGATTTCTGTCCGGTGATCCGGAGGCTGTATCTAATGCTGCTAGACTAGTCGATCAAGCCTGCCGAAAGCATGGCTTCTTTCTTGTCATAAACCATGGCACTGAATTGAAGCTCATTGAAGAAGCTCATAAAGGCATAGATTTCTTTTTTAGAAAACCTCTAGAGGAGAAACAAAAAGCTTTAAGAAAACCAGGGGACCATTGTGGCTATGCTAGTAGCTTCACCAACAGATTCTCGTCAAAACTTCCATGGAAAGAGACGGTATCTTTTCGTTATAGTGCGGATTCTCATCTCTCCCACATCATTCAAAGCTATTTCTTGGAGTTAATGGGCGAAGATTACGTGACATTTGG GAGGGTGAGCCAGAAGTATTGTGATGCCATGAGTAATCTTTCTCTAAATGTTATGGAGCTTCTTGGAATGAGCCTTGGAGTTGGACCAAGGTATTTTCGAGAATTCTTTGAAGGAAATGATTCCATAATGAGGATGAACTATTATCCTCCTTGTCAACAACCTGATCTTGCGCTCGGGACAGGACCCCATTGCGATCCTACTTCTCTCACAATTCTTCATCAGGATGAAGTTGGTGGACTCGAAGTGTTTGTCGATGAAAAATGGCATTCCATACCTCCAAATCCCCAAGCTTTTGTCGTCAACATCGGAGACACGTTCATG GCTCTATCAAATGGGATCTACAAGAGCTGCTTGCACAGAGCTGTAGTAAACAGTAGACACCCAAGAAAATCTCTCGCATTCTTCCTCTGCCCAAGAATGAACAAAATCGTGAGCCCTCCAGAACAACTGGTGGATGAAGAAAACCCAAGAAACTATCCAGATTTCACGTGGCAGCTTCTACTCGAATTTACACAGAAACATTACCGGGCTGACATGAAAACTCTCCAAGCTTTTGTGACATGGTTAGGTGTTAATTAA
- the LOC142553088 gene encoding putative carboxylesterase 8 — MMTMASKSTFNLLHLLWLQIFKQTTMSSEQQTAPTLPSMKDAYKFLNLVPNPDGTLTRPDIPSVPTYPDQTLYRDIPLNPTNATFIRLYRPSTAPPNSKLPIVVYFHGGGFVIVSATSSVIHEFCTEIAEQASALVASLEYRLAPEHRLPAAYEDGVEAISWVKTQATIDGEDGACEPWMKQYADFSRVFVMGGSAGGNLVYHACLRALDLDLQPLKIVALVMNQPFFGGLRRTESELKFFDNHVIPLHATDLLWSLVLPEDTDRGHEYCDPTTKGSRDGNIGRLPVCLVRGYAGDPLIDKQKEFAKMLDSRGVHVIGQWIDGGHHGVEIYDPVVARALYHDFKVFICSFQAA; from the coding sequence ATGATGACCATGGCTTCAAAGTCTACCTTTAATCTTCTTCATCTCCTTTGgctccaaattttcaaacaaaCAACGATGTCCTCTGAGCAACAGACTGCTCCGACACTTCCGTCCATGAAAGACGCCTACAAATTCCTAAATCTAGTCCCGAACCCCGACGGTACACTCACCAGGCCGGATATTCCAAGCGTCCCTACATATCCCGACCAGACCCTCTACAGAGACATACCTCTCAACCCAACAAATGCAACCTTCATTCGACTCTATCGCCCCTCCACCGCTCCTCCAAACTCCAAATTACCCATCGTTGTTTACTTTCATGGAGGAGGGTTTGTGATTGTCAGCGCCACGTCCAGCGTTATTCACGAATTCTGTACTGAAATCGCGGAGCAGGCCTCTGCCCTCGTCGCGTCTCTTGAGTACCGTCTCGCGCCGGAGCATCGTCTGCCGGCGGCGTATGAAGATGGGGTCGAAGCCATCTCGTGGGTCAAGACCCAAGCAACAATAGATGGGGAAGACGGTGCGTGTGAGCCTTGGATGAAACAGTACGCCGATTTTTCTCGGGTTTTCGTGATGGGAGGCAGCGCAGGCGGGAATCTGGTGTACCACGCGTGTCTCCGCGCGCTTGACCTCGATTTACAGCCACTCAAAATCGTAGCGCTGGTGATGAACCAGCCCTTCTTCGGTGGGTTACGAAGGACTGAATCGGAGCTCAAGTTCTTCGACAATCACGTTATTCCTCTGCACGCGACCGATCTGCTGTGGTCACTGGTACTGCCTGAAGATACCGACCGAGGGCACGAGTACTGTGATCCAACGACGAAAGGGTCCCGCGATGGGAACATCGGACGGCTGCCGGTGTGTCTTGTGAGAGGGTATGCAGGAGACCCGTTGATCGATAAACAGAAGGAATTCGCGAAGATGCTGGATTCACGTGGGGTGCACGTGATAGGGCAGTGGATTGATGGAGGTCACCATGGCGTTGAGATATATGATCCCGTCGTTGCTCGGGCACTCTACCACGATTTTAAGGTCTTTATTTGCTCTTTTCAAGCTGCATAA